AATACTTCCTTGATACTCATTGGGTAAATGAGTTTGTTAAAAATCTCAGAATAAATTAGAATATACAATCAATATGGACAGACACATTCATGCCagtattttcaaagtatttctgAAAAAAAGTCCCAAAGGGACAGATTCACACTGCAATGACATGgctaaaagaggagaaaaatctcATAGTAAGGGTGAATATAGTTTCTGCAGACTCATAACTGGAATAGTTAATAGACCTCACAAAGCCTGCCTCACATCAAGGTATCCCTGGTTCCTAATAAGTGTGCAACATGAGTTAATGGAATTGAAGAGAGGGGCAAGGtgtatataacttttaaaagagcACATGAATGAATGGGAAAATATGACTCAGGAGTTAGATTGGGGGTATTCAGGCAAGCTTTGAGTGACTGAAGGGCATTATATACTGTGAGTAAAACTCTAGTGTCTCATACTTGCACTGTGTATATAGAGATCTCTCTTTAAAGTAGATGTCAGAGGGAAACGTCCCTGGTGACAGAAAGAACCACTGAAGTCATCCATGTCCAGGGGCCAGACCACAGCACCTCCTAAATTGTTGTCCTTGAGCCACTGAGCCTGTTGAAACAGAGGACATTTAGTCACTTGATTTCCTGGGAATCAGACTGCAATCTCAGTACATTAAATTTTCTAAGCTTACCTTCAACTTGAAGCTCCTCACATTGTCATAACCAACCCACTCATTACCCAGATAGGCATAGGGTACTTCCTGGGTGCCATCAAAGATCTCAGTGGCTCCTTCATTCAGAAATGTacaaatctttaaataaacaGATTCAAATCTTCTAAATATTAAttccaagaaggaaaaaacaTTCAAGTTATTTATCATTTCTCTATTCTCGTATGgagttttctctattttctaaaaatggtttaattttattagaattaaaAGATATTTCCCTGAGTTTCCTGGTTCTACAGGCCACAACTAGACATTTCCTCAGACTAGGGATGTAATCTAACTTGATGTGCATCAGTAGTCCTCATTACAACATTTTTACTTTCTGAAACTTTGTCCTGATTAATAGCTAAGATATTAGTATTCAAACGGATGATTCTTATATCCCAGCCTCCTAAAAGTTGATATTCTAAGTATTAACCATGAGGGTTCTCAGTAATCTTCTTAGCTTATACTGCCATACTGTGATTCCATCTATGTATACACACTTCTGTACATTGAATTTGAGGTCAAATATATCAAACTAGGCAAGGACACAATGGAATGCTAATGcttgaattattttcaaaatgatcCCATGTTGCCCTCatactttttctgtattttttagaATCAATCCCAGCAGTAAATAGATATCCTATAGtcatatttatgaatattattatttgttatgTTGTACCAACTTGTATATTCTAAATTACCTCTCATTATTAATTACATGAATGTATACTATAAAATATGTAAGCACTTGTCATATTGTATCTGCTTAGGAAGAGTACATACTGTGTACACTAAACATACACTTAAGCTGATTCCAATCCTCAAACATAGAAATGGGTCTGTAAATCACTAAGCACACTAAAACCAATATACTGACCTCAAAGTAAGCCAGGAGTCCTTGTTCATTTGTGTACTTTCCTGGTGGTCCAGCACTAACAGTAGGGGCACCTATTCCATTCTTAGAAGGGTCACTCAGGGTAAAGGTATGCCCATATGCTGGAAATCCCATAATGAGTTTCTCAGAAGCTGCTCCATGGTCCTTCCAGTAGGTTATAATTGAATCCTGTAGTGACAGAAAGTAAATTTTTTGCTAGAACCTCTGGAAACCTGTGTTTATATAGGTTAGTTCTCCCCTCTTGTATCTCTAATTGTGTGAATTTATAggtaagaaataaaatctgttttccaAAATGGATTACTTAGGTAtaatttttcagataaaataaatGGCATAGGCTCATGCATTAATTTCTCAATTCCATTTGAATCTGTTAATGTCTTACCACATTGAGATCAGCACTCTTTCCAATGTCATATGGAGATTTATAGAGGGGACTATTTTCCCCAGTGTAGCCATCCTTGGAATCATGGAGATCATATGTCATGACCTGAATATAGTCAAGAGACCTNNNNNNNNNNNNNNNNNNNNNNNNNNNNNNNNNNNNNNNNNNNNNNNNNNNNNNNNNNNNNNNNNNNNNNNNNNNNNNNNNNNNNNNNNNNNNNNNNNNNNNNNNNNNNNNNNNNNNNNNNNNNNNNNNNNNNNNNNNNNNNNNNNNNNNNNNNNNNNNNNNNNNNNNNNNNNNNNNNNNNNNNNNNNNNNNNNNNNNNNNNNNNNNNNNNNNNNNNNNNNNNNNNNNNNNNNNNNNNNNNNNNNNNNNNNNNNNNNNNNNNNNNNNNNNNNNNNNNNNNNNNNNNNNNNNNNNNNNNNNNNNNNNNNNNNNNNNNNNNNNNNNNNNNNNNNNNNNNNNNNNNNNNNNNNNNNNNNNNNNNNNNNNNNNNNNNNNNNNNNNNNNNNNNNNNNNNNNNNNNNNNNNNNNNNNNNNNNNNNNNNNNNNNNNNNNNNNNNNNNNNNNNNNNNNNNNNNNNNNNNNNNNNNNNNNNNNNNNNNNNNNNNNNNNNNNNNNNNNNNNNNNNNNNNNNNNNNNNNNNNNNNNNNNNNNNNNNNNNNNNNNNNNNNNNNNNNNNNNNNNNNNNNNNNNNNNNNNNNNNNNNNNCAAACCACCAAGCAAATAGTAC
This DNA window, taken from Mus caroli unplaced genomic scaffold, CAROLI_EIJ_v1.1 scaffold_20604_1, whole genome shotgun sequence, encodes the following:
- the LOC110288767 gene encoding chitinase-like protein 4, whose product is MVSSPQTRQTFIKSVIRFLRQYKFDGLNLDWQYPGSRGSPPKDKHLFSVLVQEMRKAFEEESVEKDIPRLLLTSTGAGIIDVIQSGYKIPELSQSLDYIQVMTYDLHDSKDGYTGENSPLYKSPYDIGKSADLNVDSIITYWKDHGAASEKLIMGFPAYGHTFTLSDPSKNGIGAPTVSAGPPGKYTNEQGLLAYFEICTFLNEGATEIFDGTQEVPYAYLGNEWVGYDNVRSFKLKAQWLKDNNLGGAVVWPLDMDDFSGSFCHQGRFPLTSTLKRDLYIHSASCKAPYRGEL